From one Gemella morbillorum genomic stretch:
- a CDS encoding ABC transporter ATP-binding protein, with amino-acid sequence MKNKIKEWFALTNQGASDLLKASMLSFLVFFCNMFPAILLMILIDELLLGNVKSDTLYIGISIFILVIMYILLAKEYDALYSSTYRESANLRTDIATTLSNLPLAYFSKHDLSDISQTVMKDVEAIEHAMSHAMAKIIGFVLFFPIMSALMLVGNIYLGLSIIIPVVLSYSLILVSKKLQLKNHKKHYDKLRQNSDSFQEAIELQQDIKSFGLGNKIREKLNKDMDESEKMMFKTEITLFIPLFLSWVVTQGTLAVVVIVGANLYANGSINLLYLIGYIFVAMKMKDIVDGLGANTSELFYLDARIKRIKEIKETKIQEGKEVELNNFDIELKNVKFGYDKNYPVLKDVSFIAKQNEVTALVGVSGCGKTSILKLISRLYDYDDGKIVIDNHDIKDIATNSLYKYVSIVFQDVVLFNTSILENIRIGRSDATDEEVIEAAKMACCDFIDNLENGYNTVIGENGATLSGGERQRLSIARAFLKNAPIIILDEITAALDVENEKKIQDSLNNLIKNKTVIVISHRLKSIENADKIIVLNDGIVECQGSHNYLLEHSKIYKNLIDRAKLVEQFTY; translated from the coding sequence ATGAAAAATAAAATTAAAGAATGGTTTGCATTAACCAATCAAGGTGCAAGTGATCTTTTGAAGGCAAGTATGCTTTCGTTCTTAGTATTTTTTTGTAATATGTTTCCTGCAATTTTGCTGATGATTCTTATTGATGAATTATTATTAGGGAATGTGAAGAGTGATACTTTGTATATTGGTATTTCAATATTTATATTAGTAATTATGTATATTCTTTTGGCGAAAGAATATGATGCTTTATATAGTTCAACTTATAGAGAAAGTGCAAATCTAAGAACAGATATAGCGACAACACTGAGTAATTTGCCACTTGCATATTTTTCTAAACATGACTTATCAGATATTAGTCAGACAGTTATGAAGGATGTAGAAGCTATAGAACATGCGATGAGTCATGCAATGGCAAAAATAATAGGTTTTGTATTATTCTTTCCTATTATGTCGGCGCTAATGCTAGTAGGTAATATATACTTAGGTCTATCTATAATTATTCCGGTTGTATTAAGTTATTCTTTGATACTTGTATCAAAGAAATTGCAATTAAAAAATCATAAAAAACATTATGACAAATTACGCCAAAACTCGGATAGTTTTCAAGAAGCAATTGAACTACAGCAAGATATTAAGAGTTTTGGCTTAGGAAATAAAATACGAGAAAAATTAAATAAAGATATGGATGAAAGTGAAAAGATGATGTTTAAGACGGAAATCACGCTGTTTATCCCTTTATTCTTATCATGGGTTGTTACGCAAGGAACTTTAGCTGTAGTAGTTATTGTCGGTGCGAATTTATATGCTAATGGCAGTATTAATCTACTATACTTAATAGGTTATATATTTGTTGCTATGAAGATGAAGGATATCGTAGATGGTTTAGGAGCGAATACATCTGAGCTATTTTATTTAGATGCTCGTATTAAGCGCATTAAAGAAATAAAAGAAACAAAAATTCAAGAAGGAAAAGAAGTAGAATTAAATAATTTTGATATTGAACTAAAAAATGTGAAGTTTGGTTATGATAAAAACTATCCAGTTTTAAAAGATGTTAGTTTTATAGCTAAACAAAATGAAGTAACAGCTCTAGTAGGAGTATCTGGTTGTGGTAAAACTAGTATATTAAAATTAATATCAAGATTGTATGATTATGATGATGGGAAGATAGTTATTGATAATCATGATATAAAAGACATAGCAACAAATTCTTTGTATAAATATGTATCTATAGTATTCCAAGATGTAGTATTGTTTAATACATCAATTTTAGAAAATATTAGGATAGGACGAAGTGATGCTACTGATGAAGAAGTTATAGAAGCAGCTAAGATGGCATGCTGTGACTTTATTGATAATTTAGAAAACGGATATAATACAGTTATTGGAGAAAATGGTGCTACATTGTCAGGCGGGGAAAGACAAAGGTTATCTATTGCTAGAGCTTTCTTGAAAAATGCACCAATAATAATTTTGGATGAAATAACTGCAGCATTAGACGTTGAAAATGAGAAAAAAATTCAGGATAGCCTAAATAATCTGATAAAAAATAAAACAGTTATTGTAATTTCTCATAGATTAAAATCAATAGAAAATGCAGATAAAATAATAGTTTTGAATGATGGAATAGTCGAATGTCAAGGTTCTCATAACTACTTGTTAGAACATTCAAAAATTTATAAAAATTTAATTGACAGAGCAAAATTGGTAGAACAATTTACATATTAA